The Sulfurihydrogenibium sp. DNA window TTATGAAACTTTGAATTTAAGAGTTTACAAGTTTAAGATTTATTCAGATAAGATTAAAAGAGATGTTAAAATTCTTCATATTTCTGACCTGCATCTGAATCAAGTCATGAGAGAGGATAAAATAAATCTTGTTCTTGATGTTTATAATAAAGAAAAGCCGGATATTGTAATCTCAACCGGTGATTTGGTAGATGGTTATGTTGTTAATAAAGAAAGCTATATAAACCTGTTAAATCAGATAAATCCACCCCTTGGAAAGTATGCTATTCTTGGAAATCATGAATATTATAATGATGTAAACCAAGCAATAGAATTTACCAAAAAAGCCGGGTTTAAGGTTTTGAGAGATGAAATATTTTCTATTCAAGATTTAGCTTTTGTTGGAGTTGACGATGAAGAGGCTGAAAGGTTTAAAGTAAGAAAATTGGTGCCAGAAAAAGAGTTATTCAAAAGCGTTGATGGTTCTAAATTCATTATCTTTTTAAAACATCAGCCAAAGCTTGATAATGATTTGATCGGTAAATTTGACCTGATGCTTGCGGGTCATACTCATGGAGGCGTTCTTTGGCCTGTAAAATTTATTTTGAGAAAGATTTTTATAACAGATGCAGGATTTTTAAAGATTAATAATAGTTATATCTTTGTAAGTAGAGGAATAGGAACAGGTGGACCACCAATTAGGATTAGATGTCCTCCGGATATGGCTATTTTTTACATTAAAAGCTCCTCCAGATGAAATTATCCACCCGGAGGAGAGGAGGTTAGTATCATGAGAAAAGTATTAAATATTATAAATCAGTCTTCAAATGTAAAGTAAACTTTTTCTGATTTAATAAAGATAAACTCGTCTTTTTCTGGATTGTATGCAGTTAGTTTGTTTCCAAGACATGCACCTGTGTCAATGCCATAGCAGAGATTATTTATATAAGGTTCATCAAAAACTACATGTCCGTAAACAATTTTAGGTGAGTTTTCGTCGACTTTTCTGTCTTTTGTCCAATCTTTTCTCTCCGGAAATCCTTTTTCTGTGTATTTTCC harbors:
- a CDS encoding metallophosphoesterase; its protein translation is MFLTIFFSIYGFIHLYFIKKLKLAFNIKSKFLYLIFILTLSPAFYKYYDKLGYDNYYVSLVILLWMGFIMLFFLYYLFIDIYHFILKISEKILKHNPLPHISSFKGFIFITVLTLSSMAYGYYETLNLRVYKFKIYSDKIKRDVKILHISDLHLNQVMREDKINLVLDVYNKEKPDIVISTGDLVDGYVVNKESYINLLNQINPPLGKYAILGNHEYYNDVNQAIEFTKKAGFKVLRDEIFSIQDLAFVGVDDEEAERFKVRKLVPEKELFKSVDGSKFIIFLKHQPKLDNDLIGKFDLMLAGHTHGGVLWPVKFILRKIFITDAGFLKINNSYIFVSRGIGTGGPPIRIRCPPDMAIFYIKSSSR